TATTGTCATTGAGCCCTGAGGTGGCAGACAAGTCATCATCAAGTCTAGTCAGAAATGTTCTTTAATTCAATTGAATGGTTTGATTCGGTGTATTATGATGccaatattttccttttgttttgtttttcgcCTTTCTATatctaaacaaattttcttaaaaagaagatACAAGTATTTAATAACCATTTATTCGAAACAAAACTCgaaaatataactttaaataAGATATTTCTCATGGTagtataatatttatagttttaagtCCAAAATTAGAGGTTAAAATGTacattgaaatattaaaaataatttaaattaaaaaattacttattaAAAATCTACCAATATAATAAGATATGCATGATAGATCTCAATAGATCCATGTATACTACTATTTATGTTTagtataaaaatgataaattgtgatattttgtaaatattatttatatttatgaaaaagatgaCCAAAGCAGGTCTTACTGAGTAATACTGGAATGGCTTTGGTTGGTAtgagatttaattttgaaaaaagcaCTTATATCTCACATGTCCTCTCACTAACATAAGTAAGTAAATAAGTTAGCttgattttattatagttCTTTTAGtgagtaaaaagaaaagattaggGATTTTGGAAATTGGGATGCTTCCAAGTTTGGGAGCCGACTCAATACTGTGTATTGAGTTTTGGGTACGTGTTGAAATTTGATTGGAAGAAAGGATTGAATGTTGAAATtacaataagaataataacatTTGGTCGGTTTTAAAGGTTGCTTCTAAAAGAGGGGACCGCCGGTGGCCGGTTCATTAGATGGATGGGACTTAACATAACgttttcctattttcttatttaattcttttatctttcaaattttctaaatactttttcaattttgtttctaataaaTTCCTTAGTATTCAattctcatttttaaaattactaatctactaaacaaaaaaaaatttggaagttTATGATCTTATTAAGCAAagattttccattttatatgTTAAATCAATTACActttagatattttaaatgtataaaattaaaagctttAAGAATTGAAAGTGAGGTTGAAATCCTTCTATTCAGTAgacttttaaattcaaaattagaaattttagaccaaactatatatatataagaggGAGTAGATTGTGTTTACGAAATTATGTATCCATAGGCCCATTAAGGAAAGTCCATAATCGCAAAGCCATATTCTCATTAGTGGGCTGAAGAAGGTAACTCGGCCCAATCGTATATTAATCATCGTTCGTGTCCCATCACCGCGACAGTACGGAGGGAAGCTCCCCAcgaagaaaacagaaaattgacaaaaatgaCCCTCTAACTTTATGTAAATACTTTTCCAAATtacccattttttaaaacttaatccCTAACTCTATGATTTGTGATTGTTCTGGGTCTGCTATAAAAGTACTAATGCACCAAACCACTATTTatccatattaaaaaaataatgataaatatttattttttaatatatagtatTGTAATTCAAGAAAAGAATATTAGGAATACACATAGCAATTGAACGTGTGATATACACTGCTCTCCTAAACTTTATGATATAACTAACATAATATCAATGTCATCAAATAGTTGAGCTAGTAGTTAATTTGTTTTCCAACCCCTCAAGACCTAAACTCTACTTAAAACTACTCatttatccttaaaaaaaatataaagagtcttgtaaattaattttactggctagttttaagttttgaaatggctacatcatcaaaatataatatcaaccTCCCCTACTTAACACTTAACTTTTCAGCCATGTTTTTAGTTCCCAGGTTTTCTCTGCACTTTTTCTCTCACCCAAATCATCTGATTCTATTTATTATCGTTGTTTGGGTGACAAAGGAACAAATAAGTTATCTGTTTGATGAacttaaaataagaaatttggttttaaaaacataCCTAACCAAACTTTTTAACAAAACTTAATTGTATCGGGcgaaaattacaaatacaatcattaaattcaaagtattaatatatatgataacatttttaaaaaatcattaatatagaaaaatatgtcAGAATCTATgaatgataaaagtttatcattaataaatcatattgcaaatattgacttatcactaatatatagactatataatttattattatggtCTATTGGTGATAGagtctttaaaaaaatgttgctatacaCTTGATTATTAtgcttaaattaaaattagggacaattacaaatataacctTGGTATTAGCATATGTAacaacattttagaaaaattgtaaatatgtCATCATGTATTAGACTTTGCTATACTTAcattcttctaaaaaaaatgatatactattagttaatatttataaaattgttattgattataattaacataataattattcaattacaTAACCATTTAGGTCAATCTATCCCTATGCCCATTAGGAGTGAGCATGATGGGCCGAAAAATCGAAACGATCGACGAAAATCGATCGAACTGAAGTTGGTCGATCGGAGAAATAGTAGAGACGGTTGAAAatcgatttttaaaaattaaaaatcgaTCTAAAGTCGGTCAGTTTGAATGGTAGGATCGACCGATATACAAAACCgactatatttgttttcttttttaataaaaaatatataacttaaaaaaacattatcattctatttaatttgaagttttgataaagtattttgttaaacgatcatgtaggAAGTTAAACAATTATTCAACCTCTTACACAATCGTTTACCTTTGAACGATCTTATAAAAagctaaatgatcgtgtacgAGGTCGTGGATTctaatcaaacaaactaacaaaaactGATAagaagaatttttaaaaaccattcaacaaataaaaatttgctCCAACAAAAAAACCGATCAAAACAGCCCGCCTGCCCGAATTGGTTCGGAATTGGTTTTGTTGGCAATGGCAGTCGGTCCGGGCGGTTTTGTTGGCCGAACCGCCCATTGATCACCTCTAGCCCACTAAGGAAAGCCCATAAATAATCACAAAGCCATATTCTCGTTAGTGGGATGAAGGCAAGCCCAATCGTAGATTAATCATCATCCCCGTTCCTTCACCGACGACCGCACAGACAGAAGCTCCGGTGAATCCATAGAGCTGGGAGAAATGTTATCTTTGAAATTTGGGTCAAAATGGGTGGCGGTTGCTACCTCCGAATCAGTCGTAGGACGTCAAAGACACTTGAGAGATCTTTGCTGTTTTTCCAACCGTATTCAGTCAAATGGATTATCTTCTCAATATCAGATTGATTTCAATTCACCATTGTCGTCGAAACATTCTTTGTCTTTGGAAGGTTACATTTCAACTCTGTTGTATTTATATTCGCAAAATTTTGATGTTAGATAGAGTCCTATTTACCATCGTAATATTAACTTTGTATTTGCGGGgtattgaatttgattcttGGGATGGTTATTGAGGTATGCTAGTTTGATAGGGGGTTTAGTGAGAAGATTGTTGataatgttctttttttttttaaataaaaaatttatcatttgagtttgattgaaaattgatATGTTCTTGTGAAACTGTGGATGATGTGATTTAGGACTGGAGGATGTCATGGTCGGCTACTTTTTTGGGAAGAAGAGGGCGACAGAAGTTGCTCACTCGTATGTGTTTGTATTATCCTTTATCAGCTGACTTTTTTGAGCATTTTTAAGTAGGTTGTATGTTCTTTGCTTTAAGTATTTTGTTCTTCACTGGCCTCTCTTTCTGAATCCAACGGTCTCCATTGGGTTGTATGGGCAGTAGTTTCAAAGCTATGCCCTGTTTTTCTAAACTCGTAAGTGCATTATGGCTTTTGGAAATCTATTCCACAGAAGATTTTGCATGATGAGTAGTTTACTGGTTTATTGTAGCTTTTCAAGCCTTTGCTCAAAATTATACTTCAATCAATATGAGTTGAGAATCACAGGCAGTATGGGCTTGAGAGTATACCATAGTTGGAATATGGAGTTGGAATTTAactcttatttcttttttgttgaaaggaacactttcattgagaaaaaaatgaaagaattcaAGGCATTCAGAAAAACCAGCCCACAGAGAAAGAGGAACACCCTTGTAAAGAAAGGGACTTCAACTATGTAAAATAGCACCtatagaataattacaaaagccTACAAAGAAACATGATACCAGACAAGGGACCAAATCTTGCTAGGGCTCCTCTTCACACCTCTAAAAACCCTATTGTTCCACTCACCACACACCATCCATAAGATACCATGCACCCCTGCAAATCCAAAAAGAATTTAACCCATCTTACTCATTAGTTTTCTTGTGGAGAAAGTATTCATCAAGACTCTTGAGagtgggttttcttttttgcggACTTCGCTTATTCCATCTTTTAGCTTGTGTTCTCACAAGATACAACACATATTCAAAATACATAGGACTTTTTCCATGGTTTAGAATTTAGaatgtaacattttttatttcttgctTTTTAGTTGTTGATCCTTCTGGTTTTGTGATGAGAagtattaaaagttaattttcatGGCTAGctattaattactttttctttgttcatcAGTGTTTGGAAATGTATTGTCAAAAAAGGGGATACAGTAGTAGATGCTACTTGTGGAAATGGTTATGATACTCTAGCTATGGTCAAGATGGTTGCAGATGAATCTGGTTCTGCACGTGTTTATGCAATGGATGTACAAAATGAGGCTTTAGAAAGTACTTCTGCATTGCTGGATGAATCACTCAGTGAAAAAGAGGTATCCTTTGGTCTATCACATTTTAGATGAATCCATGATTTTCTTCCATTACATAACAGCATATACAGCCTATAACTTGTTCCAACTAATGGCCTACAGCCCAAAATGGTAGATATGATGGTTTTCGATAGTCTAAAGTTTATTTAGCATGGTAATGTATGCTGATTTCATGTGATCTAACTATTTGTGACTTTGAGCTGCTCTTCAGGTTTATTTCTGTCAAttcactttaaaaaaatgagatgaaCTGATGACTTTACCTTCTGATTTGTCTAGTTTGTCTTTAGAAATGTTTGTTGAAGTGCTTATAGTTTCTAGTTTTATGTAGAAGAAACTTGTTAAACTCTCTTCCATTTGCCACAGCAGAATGGAGGATGTCATTCTAGAGGATTCCCCTGTTAGGTAATAGTTCCACATTTTCTGCTTAGTAATgcaaaaagaattatatatgAAGCCagatttgtttttgtaattgaCACCTATCCTTTcttgcaaattttttttggcTATTAGTGTGAATCTTGAACAATCATTCgagaaatttgagaaagaaaaagaaagaattcaaATAAACTATCTGTGATTAGATATACCAGTTAAGTTAATGCTCATCTATTTTTAGTCTTGTTGCATTTAACCTAGGGTACCTACCTGGTGGTAACAAAGCAATCACTACAAAGTCAGAAACAACATTTCAAGCACTTAAAGCTGCACACAGGATTCTGAAACCTGGAGGGCTTATCAGCCTAGTGGTTTATGTGGGGCATCCTGGTGGAATGTAATACTTCTgatccttctctttttcttcccaCTGCTTTCCATGCTTATTTCTCTATCCTAAAGGTAGcaattttggaatttaaacttttatctatttatCTTTGTTCTGGTGGACAAATCCTTGAATGCTTCAATCAGTGcaaatttcatctttttctttcatcagCAGAAAATTATTTCAGAAGTTGATGGAATGGGTTACTAGGGCTAAATGCTCACTTTAATTCCATTTCAATGGGAGGACAAAGGTAGTAATTTTTTAGGTACTTAGCACCTTAGAGAACTACACCCCAAAAGCCAGCATTAGGGTGGGAGAGCCAAGCTACTTAAGTATCACATTGGTCATCACATTCTAACCAACGTGGGACGAACGCATCCCACTCTACCTTGGTTTCTAACAACATTTGTAAAGACTCATCCTCGAACTAATAGATTGATAATAACAGAAACAACTACAACAGCCACCTTTTGATAGGGTGGTACTCTTCCAAGTTTGGATATTCTCCACAACTTAACAAAGCACAAGCATATCCCCTTCACTCACTCACTCTACTATTTATAACAAGATCCACTAACTACACCCTATTTAGTGATCAATATATCCCTTATCTAAGATAATTACCATTATACCCTCTTGCCTAATATCATACTTATCTAGGTACCTTGCATAATTCAATCTCTGAACTTGATATGGCTctagtttctttaaaataaattgtgaaGGATCACTTCTTGGAGTTATAACACACTGGTATGGACATTGGAGGAATGGTTGCAACGAATTATGTAACGTTTGTCATTTAAGAGTTTATGGTCTGTGGCTGGTGTGGGTTGGATAGTCTAATGTGAGCTGTTATTCTGCAACACTGACTTGATTTTAGTTGTTGACCTACATTCTAGTTTGATATGTAAcggttttattttctaatgctTAGGGAAGAATTGGAGACTATCGAAAAATTTTCTAGCGACCTGGCTGTTGAGAATTGGATTTGTTGTAAGCTACAGATGTTAAACCGGCCACTAGCTCCAGTGCCTGTATTCTTATTCAAGAGATGAAAGTGGTAagcattttttattcttccatCTGATTCCCAACAACTCCTAGCTTCTCTAAAAAAGTGTTGgttattatcatttatttagtagaaaatgaagaacTATTAGCAATAGCATAACCAAATCAGATTTGGCTCCATGTAGTATGGAGGCCTAAATATTACCTTGTCATGTGACCAAGTTTCTCACCTTGTCATGTCTCAAACTTAGACCAAGTCAAAACCTATGATGTCATTCAGTAACcattgttttatgttttgaaaattaagtctacAAACAGCCCCTTCCACCTTGAAATTTCTTTgcttatcaattttttatccATCTTTATAAAAACCAagccaaattttgaaaactaaaatattaaaaagctgctttttatttttggaatttggctAAGAATGGAATTATTGTACTTAAGAAATAGGCAAACCATCATAAGAAAATGGTAGAAAGtaggcttaattttcaaaaaccaaaataaaaaaacgaaaTAATTACCAAATGGGGCTTTATGGTGTGTGGATTTGGATTTAGTGGCATCAAGAAATTATGGCTACATATGACACAGTAATTTCTGTAGTCTAACCATCTCTATGAGTTACAAAGTAGGTTTGTGCAGCTACAAATCACTATTCAATAAGTTGGTGTTTCATGATCCTTGTCTCATCCTTGAGTCTATAATTTGAAGCCTCATAGCATGTATTGTAGGAGTCAGAACAAAACTAAACCAAAACAAGTCAAAATTGTGTTTGTGACTTCGACATAGGATGTATTGTTCGTTTCTTACCTTGAATCGTAAAGAATGAAGCAAGTCGGATCAATCCGATTCAGAAAAAACCAATTGAGTCATAGGTAGTACTCAATACTCTTCATGCAGTCCTCTATTaacttttcttattcatttgcCACTCAAGCACTTGGTTCAAGCATTGAAGTAACTTAGATAATCATCATACCATTACCAGTACCAGTTCAagtttagagagagaaagagctTTTTTTCTTGAAGCCACTGTTGAAAATGACTTgggttttgtttattaatgaATTATAGGAaggatttttattaaatactaGTTTTGACAACTGTTCTGTTGCAATTGAGGCAAACCATTGATCAACTAACGAAAACATGCTTTGAAGAGCCTTCTGGAAATCGAGTTCATATCAgcattaaatttgttgtttaatttgaacaatgcaaattttattgattaatgttGTGAATATTATAGCTTGTAATGATACTTCtgcatttaatattttgttcagACAGTTTATGAAGTTGGGACAATGCTCATGCATAGTTCACTTGCTATTGCCTCTTTTGGTAGCCTTGGTGGCATTGGATTAATTTCATGTCAATCTTGTCATGCAGCTTCATTACCACAAGTAAGTCACAGTaaagttataatttattatagcTCAATGTTACTTGacatgtatttattttatcgaAGTCGGGGGTTCAAATATCTAACGTGTCACTTGTACTGAAAAAATGGAGTACTATCAATTTCGTGCTGATCAACAAGGCTTGTTGACTTGGATTAAAATGTCGATGGATTGAACCTCAAACTTTAAGTCAAATAGAAAATGTCATTATGTTGAGCTAATTTTTTACACTACATCAGCTCTTTTTAGGCATCCTCTTCATCCTTACCGATACTATACTATGATTATACTGGTCCAACTAAACAAAACACACATTGAATAGGATCATTCAATCATAAAAATTGTTGAGAACTAATATGAAtgtttaattaacatttaaatggaaaaagttAAACTACAAATTCTTTAATTCATGAATTTGTATCTATTTgatcattaaaatttttagtgTCTAATATAGTTAgaagttttcaattttgtaattttgtgtctaatacatctctaaatttttaaaattttctgtCGAATACATCTTTTGCTTATTTAAAACTTTCTAAAAGCTCATAAATATCCAATTGATTGCAAATTAtagttaatataaaattaaatttggtatctaattttaattttttttgaataaatcaAAAGATTTATTACTcacaatattaaataattagagacttattagaacaaaaaacGATAGTTTAGAggcatataaatatttttcaaatatctaaCAAACACAAACCGAAAAATAGTACTAAGCTTGCTCCTTGCAAAACACTACAGGCAAACCAACTGGGATGACATGCCTCGAAGCCACCACGTCCTATTTAGAGGATTTAGGACTTCTAACAAACCTGACAAGCAACAACCTTAACTAATATATGGACCGCACATTTACTTGATATGGGGCATAAGACGAAAGAAACAACATTCACGAGGGAAGCCAACATGCTAGTTTTGTTAATGTGATTGTGCTTTTGTTAGATACAAAAACTCTCTATTCACAAGCCTGATAATGTCAAACGAATCTAACTCAACATTGGAAATTTGAGAGAAACAAGACAAACCGTGGATAAAAGCCAATGCTTCAAATTCCTTAATTACTAACACATTTCTCGCTTGGCTACAGCATCACTAAGAGACCCAAAGTAATATTGAGataaattttctctctctaacttctctctcaaaatgtgagaaaatctaaaagagatggaaagttcaaaataaataGGAAGGACTTCTTGGTAGGGTTGATGAGGAAGGTTAGGAAAATTtatattgaagaaagaaatggtAGGAAATTTGGTAAAATGGAGCTGGACTTTGGGACCTCAGCTTTGGTTAGGGATTGTCTAACAAATGCTGCAGTTGCAAATAATCCCAGGGTTTTTTGGGGTAGAAGAGGGCTGAAGTTCGCCATTATCTTCTTCCAGGTTTTGGAGAATGCAAGAGGTAGGTTTGTCATTCTATCCCTAGAAtcttttaaaggaaaaaagacgAGAATTTTCATATCGAAAGGGAGCAAAGGAAAGGGTAGGAAATCTTTTGCAGAGGAGATATCGGTTTTACTTTTGGGTCTGGAAGGGGCGATTAGAATCAGTTTTGCTTCCGAGGTTTGGAAGGGAAATTAGAAGTTAGGTTTAGTGACCTAACCAGCTAAGGATCGGttgaagaaagggaaagaagggTCTCAACCGACCATAATTTTGCTCAAGGAAAATAAGGG
This DNA window, taken from Cucumis sativus cultivar 9930 chromosome 6, Cucumber_9930_V3, whole genome shotgun sequence, encodes the following:
- the LOC101214958 gene encoding uncharacterized protein LOC101214958 isoform X1, with translation MLSLKFGSKWVAVATSESVVGRQRHLRDLCCFSNRIQSNGLSSQYQIDFNSPLSSKHSLSLEGLEDVMVGYFFGKKRATEVAHSVWKCIVKKGDTVVDATCGNGYDTLAMVKMVADESGSARVYAMDVQNEALESTSALLDESLSEKEKKLVKLSSICHSRMEDVILEDSPVSLVAFNLGYLPGGNKAITTKSETTFQALKAAHRILKPGGLISLVVYVGHPGGMEELETIEKFSSDLAVENWICCKLQMLNRPLAPVPVFLFKR
- the LOC101214958 gene encoding uncharacterized protein LOC101214958 isoform X2; translation: MLSLKFGSKWVAVATSESVVGRQRHLRDLCCFSNRIQSNGLSSQYQIDFNSPLSSKHSLSLEGLEDVMVGYFFGKKRATEVAHSVWKCIVKKGDTVVDATCGNGYDTLAMVKMVADESGSARVYAMDVQNEALESTSALLDESLSEKEKLVKLSSICHSRMEDVILEDSPVSLVAFNLGYLPGGNKAITTKSETTFQALKAAHRILKPGGLISLVVYVGHPGGMEELETIEKFSSDLAVENWICCKLQMLNRPLAPVPVFLFKR